In one Denitratisoma sp. genomic region, the following are encoded:
- a CDS encoding ribulose-bisphosphate carboxylase yields MDQSNRYADLSLREEDLIKGGKHILCAYKMKPKAGYGYLSAAAHFAAESSTGTNVEVSTTDEFTKGVDALVYHIDEAAEEMRIAYPIDLFDRNVSDGRMMIVSFLTLTIGNNQGMGDIEYAKMYDFYMPERAIQLFDGPAKDISDMWRILGRPVKDGGYIAGTIIKPKLGLRPEPFAKAAYQFWLGGDFIKNDEPQGNQVFAPMKKTIPLVYDAMKRAMDETGQAKIFSANITADDHYEMIARGEYILEAFGPDADKVAFLVDGYVGGPGMVTTARRCFANQYLHYHRAGHGAVTSPQSKRGYTAYVLAKMSRLQGASGIHVGTMGYGKMEGEKDDRAIAYIIERDEYQGPAYNQKWYGMKPTTPIISGGMNALRLPGFFENLGHGNVINTAGGGSYGHIDSPAAGAISLRQAYDCWKAKADPIEWAKQHKEFARAFESFPQDADKLYPGWRDKLKGHK; encoded by the coding sequence ATGGACCAGTCGAACCGCTACGCCGACCTGAGCCTCAGGGAAGAGGACCTCATCAAGGGCGGCAAGCACATTCTTTGCGCCTACAAGATGAAGCCGAAGGCCGGCTACGGCTATCTCTCGGCCGCCGCCCACTTCGCCGCCGAGTCGTCCACCGGCACCAACGTCGAGGTGAGCACCACCGACGAGTTCACCAAGGGCGTCGACGCCCTGGTCTACCACATCGACGAGGCGGCCGAGGAGATGCGCATCGCCTACCCGATCGACCTCTTCGACCGCAACGTCAGCGACGGCCGCATGATGATCGTCTCCTTCCTGACGCTGACCATCGGCAACAACCAGGGCATGGGCGACATCGAGTACGCCAAGATGTACGACTTCTACATGCCCGAGCGCGCCATCCAGCTGTTCGACGGCCCGGCCAAGGACATCTCGGACATGTGGCGCATCCTCGGCCGCCCGGTCAAGGACGGCGGCTACATCGCCGGCACCATCATCAAGCCCAAGCTCGGCCTGCGCCCGGAGCCCTTCGCCAAGGCCGCCTACCAGTTCTGGCTCGGCGGTGACTTCATCAAGAACGACGAACCGCAGGGCAACCAGGTCTTCGCGCCGATGAAGAAGACCATCCCGCTGGTGTACGACGCGATGAAGCGCGCCATGGACGAGACCGGCCAGGCCAAGATCTTCTCGGCCAACATCACCGCCGACGACCACTACGAAATGATCGCCCGCGGCGAGTACATCCTCGAGGCCTTCGGCCCCGACGCCGACAAGGTGGCGTTCCTGGTCGACGGCTACGTCGGCGGCCCCGGCATGGTCACCACGGCGCGGCGCTGCTTCGCCAACCAGTACCTGCACTACCACCGCGCCGGCCACGGCGCCGTCACCTCGCCCCAGTCGAAGCGCGGCTACACCGCCTACGTGCTGGCCAAGATGAGCCGCCTGCAGGGGGCCTCCGGCATCCACGTCGGCACCATGGGCTACGGCAAGATGGAAGGCGAGAAGGACGACCGCGCCATCGCCTACATCATCGAGCGCGACGAGTACCAGGGCCCGGCCTACAACCAGAAGTGGTACGGCATGAAGCCGACCACGCCGATCATCTCCGGCGGCATGAACGCGCTGCGCCTGCCCGGCTTCTTCGAGAACCTCGGCCACGGCAACGTCATCAACACCGCCGGCGGCGGCTCCTACGGCCACATCGATTCCCCGGCCGCCGGCGCCATCTCGCTGCGCCAGGCCTACGATTGCTGGAAGGCCAAGGCCGATCCGATCGAGTGGGCCAAGCAGCACAAGGAATTCGCCCGCGCCTTCGAGTCGTTCCCGCAGGACGCCGACAAGCTCTATCCGGGATGGCGCGACAAGCTCAAAGGTCACAAGTAA